The Eurosta solidaginis isolate ZX-2024a chromosome 4, ASM4086904v1, whole genome shotgun sequence genome includes a window with the following:
- the LOC137248743 gene encoding autotransporter CRAC, translating into MSITREFTLSCGLVVMLLAVCQPKASNAQFFNPQQQFYHQPRGVGRQGSVSLANSNAFERQLDYGPFGLTTGVTNSRAVTKQNGGTTSIANSNAISREVNLGPLDIGSTLTRTRTRSNGAVSGGIAQDFNVGNLAFGGSLSRDNLRKGFGISRDPNGGADLNLGLISFNLGPNSQQNKQDTLTQAEVYAQGRGAKAGAKSESNTQFHQFGGLQVTDTVSNSNAFGRVRKGQTVANTAGLSGDAYTNANTFGQPFFRDGLSAQQFPTRRRRQVGPQRFGSRPKRRAQYIPFSYPGSKFERSVARRRQPGAVYFPTDSYAQSRGTAPNKGAEIEQQAGANSHSNHQFTKQGASQDNGASSIGSNLANDGSSGQVSSANVDNQNQVSTDGSSSSNNAQSQSLNFDPNQQQASSANVGTSQIQSKDGESIGSHGNSQSTNNGEFGSVSNTANTKTDVVRNGNSEQVIADSSSQSIFQGANGQNAGANTNANVNSQRGPNGFVSNSASSSATATNKGGANAIASASSSSSAGGRGGNSANTNANANAIGFNQFGGGFGQFGGGFSQFGGAQANSGANRGWGRYFFNVDQFVVKCIYKKNVMHTIFSTLHGTCTELQSDRMYSIIIPDKALLLKAQLDVFISICLIPDLFAVRRRDIRQPWLYTVNKTNTPAELLKSTNVAQTQPKEAPQAMPLINYAHLTQQQLQRKQQQLGTEVNDLQKPAINDNSNNRNYYNNYIPTTQQPAAQIINQIKNVKPNNYNQYYGVRLAQSPTRIPPASYPHTYRGASPDNGNKFPYTPQSSALTTAATYNASAEQFEVINTSERSARTFTFIGDLLSGLFPTCVDPCTISAYYQNRCCINLATAPSASGCCPYVPPPISPPRPVLVARPTINCCNTCGYGFYGPPPCSYYGGGGGGYYGSGGGGSIGGNPGGLYIGGGLGNLAYGGLGISLRPIG; encoded by the exons ATGTCCATCACTCGTGAGTTTACTTTGAGTTGCGGATTAGTTGTAATGTTGCTCGCTGTTTGCCAACCAAagg CCTCGAATGCCCAGTTCTTTAACCCACAACAGCAATTTTATCACCAACCGCGTGGCGTGGGACGCCAAGGATCAGTCTCGCTTGCTAACAGCAACGCCTTTGAACGACAATTGGACTATGGGCCATTCGGTCTTACAACTGGCGTTACTAATTCACGTGCTGTTACCAAACAAAATGGTGGCACTACTAGCATAGCTAACAGCAACGCTATCTCACGTGAGGTAAACCTCGGGCCATTGGATATCGGTAGTACTCTAACACGAACGCGAACTCGATCAAATGGCGCTGTGTCTGGTGGCATAGCACAGGATTTCAATGTAGGTAATCTAGCTTTTGGTGGCTCATTATCGCGCGATAATTTAAGGAAAGGATTTGGTATATCACGTGATCCCAACGGAGGTGCCGATCTTAATTTGGGTTTGATCAGCTTTAATTTGGGTCCGAATTCACAACAAAATAAGCAAGACACATTGACGCAAGCTGAAGTGTATGCACAAGGACGTGGCGCAAAAGCGGGCGCAAAGAGCGAATCTAATACACAATTCCATCAATTTGGTGGCTTGCAAGTTACAGACACTGTTTCCAATTCGAACGCATTCGGGCGCGTTCGTAAAGGGCAGACTGTTGCAAATACCGCTGGTTTAAGTGGTGATGCTTACACAAATGCCAATACTTTTGGGCAACCTTTCTTTCGTGATGGGCTGTCAGCTCAACAATTCCCCACGCGGCGTAGAAGACAAGTGGGACCTCAGCGATTTGGATCGCGACCAAAACGTCGTGCGCAATATATACCATTTTCATATCCTGGATCGAAATTCGAACGATCTGTTGCAAGACGACGTCAGCCAGGTGCTGTGTATTTTCCTACCGATAGCTATGCGCAGTCACGAGGCACAGCTCCAAACAAAGGCGCTGAAATTGAACAACAAGCCGGTGCCAACTCGCACTCCAACCATCAATTCACTAAACAGGGTGCCTCTCAAGACAATGGCGCTTCTAGTATTGGCTCAAATTTAGCCAATGATGGCTCTAGTGGTCAAGTTAGCTCTGCTAATGTGGATAATCAAAATCAAGTGAGCACAGATGGTAGTTCCAGTTCGAATAATGCACAAAGCCAATCACTTAACTTTGATCCCAACCAACAGCAGGCGTCTTCAGCCAACGTGGGCACTTCTCAAATACAATCTAAAGATGGTGAAAGCATAGGTTCACATGGTAATTCACAATCCACAAACAATGGAGAATTTGGTTCCGTCAGTAACACCGCCAATACTAAAACAGATGTCGTGCGTAATGGTAACTCGGAGCAAGTTATTGCTGATTCTAGTAGTCAGTCCATATTTCAGGGTGCTAACGGTCAAAATGCTGGTGCAAATACAAATGCAAACGTAAACTCACAGCGTGGACCCAACGGGTTTGTAAGTAATTCAGCATCCAGCAGTGCAACGGCCACTAACAAGGGTGGCGCGAATGCTAttgcatccgcgtcatcatcatcTTCAGCTGGTGGACGTGGTGGAAATAGCGCGAACACAAATGCTAATGCAAATGCCATTGGATTCAACCAATTCGGTGGTGGATTTGGTCAATTTGGTGGTGGATTTAGTCAATTTGGTGGTGCACAAGCTAATAGTGGCGCGAATCGTGGTTGGGGACGATA tttttttaatGTTGATCAATTTGTTGTTAAATGCATATATAAGAAAAATGTTATGCACACTATTTTTAGCACACTGCACGGCACGTGCACAGAACTGCAATCAGACCGCATGTACTCCATTATCATCCCAGATAAGGCACTTTTGTTGAAAGCTCAACTGGATGTCTTTATTAGCATTTGTTTAATACCCGATTTGTTTGCCGTGAGGAGGAGAG ACATTAGACAGCCCTGGCTTTACACTGTCAACAAAACAAATACGCCAGCAGAATTATTGAAAAGTACTAACGTTGCGCAGACGCAGCCAAAAGAAGCCCCACAAGCAATGCCACTAATCAATTACGCTCATCTAACGCAACAACAGTTACagcgaaaacaacaacaattgggCACCGAAGTTAATGATTTGCAAAAGCCAGCCATAAATGATAATAGCAACAACAGAAACTATTACAACAACTATATACCAACAACGCAGCAACCAGCAGCGCAAATTATAAACCAAATCAAAAATGTGAAACCTAATAACTATAATCAATATTATGGTGTAAGATTAGCACAATCACCAACTCGAATACCACCAGCGAGTTATCCACATACATATAGAGGTGCTAGTCCAGACAATGGAAACAAATTTCCGTATACGCCACAGAGTTCGGCTTTGACCACCGCAGCCACATACAATGCATCTGCAGAACAATTCGAAGTGATCAATACATCGGAACGTAGCGCTCGTACTTTTACGTTTATAGGTGATTTGTTGTCGGGGTTGTTTCCGACATGTGTTGATCCCTGCACTATCTCAGCATACTATCAAAATCGTTGCTGCATAAACTTGGCAACTGCTCCGTCGGCTTCTGGTTGTTGCCCATATGTACCTCCACCTATTTCGCCACCACGTCCAGTTTTGGTTGCACGTCCTACAATCAATTGTTGTAATACTTGTGGATATGGTTTCTATGGTCCACCACCCTGCAGCTATTATGGTGGTGGTGGAGGTGGTTATTACGGAAGTGGAGGAGGTGGCTCTATCGGTGGTAATCCAGGTGGCTTATATATCGGCGGAGGGTTGGGCAATTTGGCTTATGGCGGTCTAGGTATCTCATTACGGCCGATAGGGTAG